A region from the Spirochaeta thermophila DSM 6192 genome encodes:
- the purF gene encoding amidophosphoribosyltransferase, which produces MNPRDDHPHEECGVFGIRMEEGAAAPRLAYYGIYALQHRGQESAGIAMVRPDGSIGLHKGMGLVAEVFSEQTLAGLEGHAAIAHTRYSTTGSSTLENAQPLLAQSKLGTLAIAHNGNLVNAGVLRDLLEETGTVFHTTNDSEVILNLISRRARKGLETALTETLQVIQGSYAMVLLTPEYLIGVRDPRGIRPLCLGEIEGGYVLASESCSLDAVGARLVRDVEPGEILIIGKEGVRSIMSTERTFLSTCSFEYIYFSRPDSILDGTSVYLARKQAGRILFRESPVDADLVSGVPDSGIVAAEGWSEASGMPYAQTLIKNKYVGRSFIAPAQELRERTVHVKLNVLRPNVAGKRIVLIDDSIVRGTTSSRLVQMLREAGAREVHFRIASPPVRYPCYFGIDIPTRAELVAANKDLEEIRKMLGVDSLAYLSVEGLIEAIGGRHDYCTGCFTGMYPLSAAIERGKYVMEESSRTPQGR; this is translated from the coding sequence GCCCCACGGCTCGCCTACTACGGGATCTACGCCCTCCAGCATCGGGGGCAGGAGAGTGCGGGGATCGCCATGGTCCGTCCCGACGGGAGCATCGGGCTCCACAAGGGCATGGGACTGGTGGCCGAGGTCTTCAGTGAACAGACCCTCGCGGGGCTCGAAGGCCATGCGGCGATAGCTCACACCCGGTACTCCACCACGGGCTCCAGCACCCTGGAGAACGCCCAACCCCTTCTCGCCCAGTCCAAACTGGGCACCCTCGCCATCGCCCACAACGGGAACCTGGTGAACGCCGGTGTACTGCGAGATCTCCTCGAGGAGACCGGTACGGTCTTCCACACCACCAACGATTCCGAGGTCATCCTCAACCTCATCTCACGACGGGCGCGGAAGGGCCTCGAGACGGCCCTCACCGAGACCCTCCAGGTGATCCAGGGATCCTATGCCATGGTCCTCCTCACGCCCGAGTACCTCATAGGGGTGCGGGATCCCCGGGGGATACGGCCTCTCTGTCTCGGCGAGATCGAGGGAGGATACGTGCTCGCCTCCGAAAGCTGCTCCCTCGATGCAGTGGGGGCACGCCTCGTGAGGGACGTGGAACCGGGGGAGATCCTCATCATAGGGAAGGAGGGCGTGCGGAGTATCATGAGTACGGAGCGCACCTTCCTCTCCACCTGTTCGTTCGAATACATCTACTTCTCACGACCCGATTCCATACTGGACGGCACGAGCGTATACCTCGCCCGCAAACAGGCGGGCCGCATCCTCTTCAGGGAAAGTCCGGTGGATGCGGACCTGGTGAGCGGTGTCCCTGACTCCGGTATCGTGGCGGCCGAGGGATGGTCCGAAGCCTCGGGGATGCCGTACGCGCAGACTCTCATCAAGAACAAGTACGTGGGAAGATCGTTCATCGCCCCGGCCCAGGAACTGAGGGAACGCACCGTACACGTGAAGCTCAACGTACTCAGGCCCAATGTGGCGGGCAAGAGGATCGTGCTCATCGACGACTCCATCGTGAGAGGCACCACGAGCAGTCGACTCGTCCAGATGCTCAGGGAGGCGGGGGCCCGCGAGGTGCACTTCCGCATCGCCTCCCCCCCGGTGCGGTACCCGTGCTACTTCGGGATCGACATCCCCACACGGGCGGAACTGGTGGCGGCCAACAAAGATCTCGAGGAGATACGAAAGATGTTGGGCGTGGATTCGCTCGCGTACCTGAGCGTGGAGGGCCTCATCGAAGCGATCGGGGGGAGGCACGACTACTGTACCGGCTGTTTCACCGGAATGTACCCCCTCTCAGCGGCCATAGAACGAGGCAAGTACGTGATGGAGGAGTCCTCCCGCACCCCGCAGGGGCGGTGA
- the purM gene encoding phosphoribosylformylglycinamidine cyclo-ligase produces MDTNKPVTYRDAGVDTEAAQHAVRRYAESAKTTFGPEVLEGIGSFAGFFHLRGYRDPVLVAGTDGVGTKLEIAFAMDRYEAAGVDCVAMCVNDILCHGARPLFFLDYLACGKLEPEKAARLVEGVAAGCREAGCALIGGETAEMPGFYPPGVYDIAGFAVGVVERDRVLDGKAVREGDALVGLASSGLHSNGFSLVRKLIPDWEAAFEGRPIGELLTEPTRIYVRPVLEVLEERPGVIHGMAHITGGGFPENIPRMFKDDLTAVIEEGSWPVPPIFRHLESLGVAHEEMFRTFNMGIGFVLAVAPREAETIIEVFGAKGVPAWRIGRVWKGAKGVCFE; encoded by the coding sequence ATGGATACGAACAAGCCCGTGACCTACAGGGATGCAGGGGTCGACACAGAGGCTGCCCAGCACGCGGTACGACGGTACGCTGAGTCGGCGAAGACCACCTTCGGGCCGGAGGTCCTCGAAGGGATCGGCAGCTTCGCGGGGTTCTTCCACCTCCGGGGCTACCGCGACCCTGTCCTCGTGGCGGGGACCGACGGGGTGGGGACTAAGCTGGAGATCGCCTTCGCCATGGATCGCTACGAGGCGGCGGGCGTGGATTGCGTGGCCATGTGTGTGAACGACATCCTGTGTCACGGCGCGCGCCCCCTCTTCTTCCTGGACTACCTCGCCTGCGGGAAACTCGAGCCTGAAAAGGCCGCCCGCCTCGTGGAGGGGGTGGCGGCGGGGTGCAGGGAGGCGGGGTGCGCGCTCATAGGCGGGGAGACGGCCGAGATGCCGGGATTCTACCCGCCTGGGGTATACGACATCGCGGGTTTCGCCGTGGGCGTGGTGGAGCGCGACCGCGTGCTCGACGGGAAGGCCGTACGGGAAGGCGACGCGCTCGTGGGGCTCGCCTCCAGTGGACTCCACAGCAACGGATTCTCGCTGGTACGGAAGCTCATCCCCGACTGGGAGGCGGCCTTCGAGGGACGGCCCATCGGTGAGCTACTCACGGAGCCTACGAGGATCTACGTGAGACCCGTCCTGGAGGTGCTGGAGGAACGACCGGGTGTGATCCACGGTATGGCGCACATCACCGGCGGGGGATTTCCCGAGAACATACCACGCATGTTCAAAGACGACCTCACCGCCGTGATCGAGGAGGGGAGCTGGCCTGTTCCCCCGATCTTCCGCCACCTCGAATCGCTCGGCGTAGCGCACGAAGAGATGTTCCGCACCTTCAACATGGGAATCGGATTCGTCCTCGCGGTCGCCCCCAGGGAAGCTGAAACGATCATCGAGGTCTTCGGCGCAAAGGGGGTGCCGGCATGGAGGATCGGACGAGTATGGAAGGGAGCCAAGGGCGTATGTTTCGAGTAG
- the purN gene encoding phosphoribosylglycinamide formyltransferase yields the protein MFRVAVLVSGNGTNLQHLIDASEGGRLPIRIEKVIADRPAYALERAQKAGIPAVLVSRSAHRERLSDAILEELGEDLNLVVLAGFLSILKGRILEVYRNRIINLHPALVPAFCGPGMYGLKVHKAVIDYGVKVSGCTVHIVDEGTDTGPIVLQRVVPVYPDDTPETLQERIHQEEYKALEEAVRLFAEGRIKVEGRKVYLL from the coding sequence ATGTTTCGAGTAGCAGTCCTCGTCTCAGGAAACGGGACCAACCTCCAACACCTCATCGATGCCTCAGAAGGAGGGAGACTCCCCATACGCATAGAGAAGGTGATCGCCGACAGACCCGCCTATGCGCTGGAGAGGGCGCAAAAAGCCGGTATTCCGGCTGTACTCGTCTCCCGGAGCGCACACAGGGAGAGGCTCTCCGACGCCATCCTCGAGGAACTCGGCGAAGACCTCAACCTCGTCGTACTCGCGGGCTTTCTCTCGATCCTGAAGGGGCGCATCCTGGAGGTCTATCGGAACCGCATCATCAACCTCCACCCCGCCCTCGTCCCCGCCTTCTGCGGGCCCGGCATGTATGGGCTCAAAGTCCACAAAGCAGTCATAGACTACGGAGTGAAGGTCTCCGGGTGTACGGTGCACATCGTGGACGAGGGCACCGACACCGGGCCCATCGTCCTCCAGCGGGTGGTCCCGGTCTATCCCGACGACACACCGGAGACCCTTCAGGAGCGCATCCACCAGGAGGAGTACAAGGCCCTCGAGGAGGCGGTGCGCCTCTTCGCCGAAGGAAGGATAAAAGTGGAAGGAAGGAAGGTGTACCTGCTATGA
- the purD gene encoding phosphoribosylamine--glycine ligase, whose amino-acid sequence MKVMVIGSGGREHALAWKFAQSSQVDEVLCVPGNGGTARMEKARNLSLLTFEEMVAKAEEEGVGLVMVGPETPLVEGVADRFQKVGIPVIGPPASSARLEGSKAFAKEFMRRYGVATADYLITDSLPEALGFAQRSDYPLVIKADGLAAGKGVTIVQSREEAERILRAYMEERIFGEAGTTVVLEEFLEGVEASILSITDGTTIIPFLSAKDHKPIGEGNTGPNTGGMGVIAPNPAVTEEIFEDFKRSVMHPTLEGIQKEGWDFRGIIFFGLMITSKGVKLLEYNVRFGDPETQALLPMLTTDLVDLSLACWERALTHVRLSWEAACSCCVVAASGGYPGPYEKGYPIHGLDHVEHTVFIAGAEEREGVLYTSGGRVLAVTATGATLGEAREKAYRDMEKISFTGMYYRKDIGI is encoded by the coding sequence ATGAAGGTGATGGTGATAGGAAGCGGCGGACGCGAACACGCCCTCGCATGGAAGTTCGCACAGTCGAGCCAGGTCGACGAGGTGCTCTGCGTCCCGGGAAACGGAGGAACGGCCCGCATGGAGAAGGCTCGGAATCTTTCCCTTCTCACCTTCGAAGAGATGGTCGCAAAGGCGGAGGAGGAAGGGGTGGGACTGGTGATGGTGGGACCCGAGACCCCGCTCGTGGAAGGGGTGGCAGACCGGTTCCAGAAGGTTGGCATCCCTGTGATAGGGCCACCGGCCTCGAGCGCACGACTCGAGGGGAGCAAGGCCTTTGCGAAAGAGTTCATGCGGAGGTACGGGGTGGCCACCGCTGACTACCTCATCACCGATTCCCTCCCCGAGGCCCTCGGGTTCGCCCAAAGGAGCGACTACCCCCTCGTGATAAAGGCAGATGGTCTTGCGGCCGGCAAGGGGGTGACCATCGTGCAAAGCAGGGAGGAGGCGGAGAGGATCCTACGCGCCTACATGGAGGAGCGGATCTTCGGCGAGGCCGGCACCACGGTGGTGCTCGAGGAATTCCTCGAAGGGGTGGAGGCATCCATCCTCTCCATCACCGACGGCACCACCATCATACCCTTCCTGTCGGCGAAGGATCACAAACCCATCGGCGAGGGGAACACCGGCCCCAATACCGGCGGCATGGGAGTGATCGCCCCCAACCCCGCTGTCACGGAGGAGATCTTCGAAGATTTCAAGCGTTCAGTCATGCACCCCACCCTCGAGGGAATTCAGAAAGAGGGATGGGACTTCAGGGGTATCATCTTCTTCGGGCTCATGATCACCTCGAAGGGGGTGAAACTACTGGAATACAATGTGCGCTTCGGCGACCCCGAGACCCAGGCCCTCCTTCCCATGCTCACCACCGATCTCGTCGACCTCTCCCTGGCCTGCTGGGAACGGGCGCTCACCCACGTGCGACTCTCGTGGGAAGCCGCCTGTTCGTGCTGTGTGGTGGCCGCCTCGGGCGGATATCCCGGCCCATACGAGAAAGGCTACCCCATCCACGGCCTCGATCACGTGGAGCACACGGTCTTCATCGCAGGGGCCGAGGAACGGGAGGGAGTACTGTACACCTCGGGGGGAAGGGTCCTCGCGGTCACCGCCACGGGTGCCACACTCGGGGAGGCCAGGGAGAAGGCCTACCGGGATATGGAAAAGATCTCCTTCACCGGTATGTACTACCGGAAGGACATAGGCATATAG
- the gltA gene encoding NADPH-dependent glutamate synthase, which translates to MEHRHISDDVLYSKEELDRRARELLSDLEGRTLRNKERLAIPPQPMPELDPVVRSRRVDEVTLGYTETQAKVEALRCLQCKNAPCIAGCPVSINIPAFIRKIVEGEYKESVDIIKETNLLPSICGRVCPQEKQCQEACTVGKALKDPLKAVSIGRLERFVADWEREHGLYTLPPVKPDSGKKVAIIGSGPAGLTAAVDLRREGHTVVIFEAFPKAGGVMVYGIPEFRLPKRLVEDEIRHLEDLGVEFVYDFLVGKTRTLTQLLEEDGFDVVFISAGAGLPKFMGIEGEDLVGVYSANEYLTRTNLMKAYDRERADTPILPSRRVAVIGGGNVAMDAARMALRVGAEEVIVIYRRTEKEMPARREEVIHAMEEGVEFRFLTNVKRIMGDGEGKVRAVECLSYRLGEPDASGRPRPVPIEGSEHSIEVDTVIFALGSVPHPLIRKTMPEVAVSERGTIVVDEHLRTSHPRIFAGGDVVTGAATVIEAMGAGRKAARSIHLLLSGELPPPKEAGTS; encoded by the coding sequence ATGGAACACAGGCATATCTCCGACGATGTCCTCTACTCGAAGGAAGAACTCGACCGGAGGGCGAGGGAGCTTCTCTCCGACCTCGAGGGAAGGACCCTCCGGAACAAGGAGCGGCTCGCGATTCCACCCCAGCCCATGCCCGAGCTCGATCCGGTGGTGCGCAGTCGTCGTGTGGACGAGGTGACCCTCGGATACACCGAGACCCAGGCCAAGGTGGAGGCCCTTCGGTGCCTCCAGTGCAAGAACGCGCCCTGTATAGCGGGATGTCCGGTGTCCATCAACATTCCCGCTTTCATACGGAAGATCGTGGAAGGGGAGTACAAAGAGAGCGTCGACATCATCAAGGAGACGAACCTCCTTCCCTCCATCTGCGGGAGGGTGTGTCCTCAGGAAAAACAGTGCCAGGAGGCCTGCACGGTGGGCAAGGCGCTGAAGGACCCGCTCAAGGCGGTCTCCATCGGGAGGCTCGAGCGGTTTGTCGCCGACTGGGAGAGGGAACATGGACTCTATACCCTCCCTCCCGTAAAGCCCGATTCGGGAAAGAAAGTGGCGATCATAGGGAGCGGGCCTGCGGGACTCACCGCGGCGGTGGACCTGCGGAGAGAGGGACACACGGTGGTGATCTTCGAGGCCTTCCCCAAGGCGGGGGGGGTGATGGTCTACGGTATCCCGGAGTTCAGGTTGCCCAAGCGCCTCGTGGAGGACGAGATACGTCACCTCGAAGATCTCGGGGTGGAGTTCGTCTACGACTTCCTGGTGGGTAAGACGCGTACGCTCACCCAGCTCCTCGAGGAAGACGGGTTCGATGTCGTGTTCATCTCCGCAGGGGCGGGGCTTCCCAAGTTCATGGGCATAGAGGGGGAGGACCTCGTGGGTGTCTACTCGGCCAACGAGTATCTGACCCGGACCAACCTCATGAAGGCCTACGACAGGGAACGCGCTGATACCCCCATCTTGCCTTCGAGGCGGGTGGCCGTGATCGGTGGCGGGAATGTGGCCATGGATGCGGCGAGGATGGCCCTTCGGGTAGGGGCCGAAGAGGTGATCGTGATCTACAGGCGGACCGAGAAGGAGATGCCTGCACGGCGGGAGGAGGTGATCCACGCCATGGAAGAGGGTGTGGAGTTCAGATTCCTCACCAACGTGAAGCGTATCATGGGAGACGGGGAAGGGAAGGTGCGGGCCGTCGAGTGTCTTTCCTACCGACTGGGGGAACCGGATGCATCCGGACGTCCCCGACCGGTACCCATAGAGGGGAGCGAGCACTCCATAGAGGTGGATACCGTGATCTTCGCCCTCGGGAGCGTACCGCATCCCCTCATACGGAAGACCATGCCCGAGGTGGCGGTGAGCGAGCGGGGGACCATCGTAGTGGACGAACACCTCCGTACCAGTCACCCCCGCATCTTTGCGGGAGGCGACGTGGTCACCGGTGCGGCTACGGTGATCGAGGCCATGGGAGCCGGAAGGAAGGCGGCACGGAGTATTCACCTTCTCCTCTCAGGGGAACTACCGCCCCCGAAAGAGGCAGGAACCTCGTGA
- a CDS encoding sulfide/dihydroorotate dehydrogenase-like FAD/NAD-binding protein, producing MRRIVRKRQLSENVFQFVVEAPHVAKAHRPGQFVVIQLEDEFSERIPLSVADWDPEAGTITLIVQVVGKTTRMLSLRQEGEGIAHVLGPLGNPTDIEKVGTVVCVGGGIGTAPLHPIARAFRRKGNRVISIIGARTKDLIILEDEMRSVSDELIVCTDDGSYGRKALVTEPLKELCEQGDVNEVVAIGPPIMMKFCAETTRSFGIKTVVSLNTIMVDGTGMCGGCRVKVGDEIKFVCVDGPEFDGHLVDFDGMMRRLAAYRPMEQEKDHRCKLELVGNERRGE from the coding sequence ATGAGGAGAATCGTTCGCAAGCGGCAACTTTCCGAGAACGTGTTTCAGTTCGTGGTGGAGGCCCCCCACGTGGCGAAGGCCCACAGACCCGGACAGTTCGTGGTCATCCAACTCGAGGACGAGTTTTCGGAACGGATTCCCTTGAGCGTGGCGGACTGGGATCCGGAGGCGGGTACCATCACCCTCATCGTTCAGGTGGTGGGGAAGACCACCCGGATGCTCTCTCTGAGACAGGAGGGTGAGGGGATCGCCCACGTGCTCGGACCGCTGGGTAATCCCACGGACATAGAGAAGGTGGGCACCGTGGTGTGTGTAGGAGGAGGGATCGGAACAGCACCGCTCCATCCCATCGCGAGGGCCTTCCGGCGGAAGGGAAACAGGGTCATCTCCATCATCGGAGCCCGCACGAAGGATCTCATCATACTGGAAGACGAGATGCGGAGCGTCTCGGATGAGCTCATCGTGTGCACGGATGACGGTTCGTATGGGAGGAAAGCCCTGGTGACGGAACCGCTCAAGGAGCTCTGTGAACAGGGAGATGTGAACGAGGTGGTGGCGATAGGGCCTCCCATCATGATGAAGTTCTGTGCCGAGACCACGAGATCGTTCGGTATAAAGACCGTGGTGTCGCTCAATACCATAATGGTGGACGGCACAGGGATGTGCGGCGGGTGCAGGGTGAAGGTGGGAGACGAGATCAAGTTCGTGTGTGTGGACGGCCCCGAGTTCGACGGTCACCTTGTGGACTTCGATGGCATGATGAGGCGCCTTGCCGCCTATCGCCCCATGGAGCAGGAGAAGGACCACCGCTGCAAGCTCGAGCTCGTGGGAAACGAAAGGAGAGGGGAGTGA
- the aat gene encoding leucyl/phenylalanyl-tRNA--protein transferase, whose amino-acid sequence MRRRRPIPYLEGVAYLSHRERISFPSPLDADEDIVAAGGNLSPGVLLSAYEQGIFPWYEEGYPILWWSPEIRCILWSNDLHISKRLRRDLRRTDFRFSADLAFEQVIHACATIPRRGQEGTWITPEMRDAYIRLHHLGYAHSVEVWRGEALVGGFYGVSLGRVFFGESMFSLVDNASKAALVFSRALFLRLGITLVDCQVPTDHLLRMGAVTVPREDFLASLGPLLRTPSRRGTWRVSSLLRTCLLPGLTHMEEPLSELLFLEKSRERETVDLAEMGGV is encoded by the coding sequence ATGAGGAGGAGACGACCGATCCCGTATCTTGAGGGCGTGGCCTACCTTTCCCACAGGGAACGGATCTCGTTTCCTTCTCCCCTGGATGCCGACGAGGATATCGTGGCGGCGGGGGGCAATCTTTCGCCTGGCGTGCTCCTCTCCGCCTACGAGCAGGGGATCTTCCCCTGGTATGAGGAGGGATATCCCATCCTCTGGTGGTCGCCCGAGATTCGTTGCATCCTCTGGTCGAACGACCTCCACATCTCCAAGCGTCTGAGGCGTGACCTTCGACGCACCGACTTCCGGTTTTCCGCAGATCTCGCCTTTGAACAGGTGATCCATGCCTGTGCCACGATACCCAGGCGGGGACAGGAGGGAACGTGGATCACACCGGAGATGCGCGATGCCTATATCCGGCTCCATCACCTGGGTTACGCTCACTCGGTGGAGGTCTGGAGAGGGGAAGCACTCGTGGGAGGGTTCTATGGTGTGAGCCTCGGGCGGGTCTTCTTCGGCGAGTCGATGTTTTCCCTGGTGGACAATGCCTCCAAGGCGGCCCTCGTCTTCTCCAGGGCCCTCTTCCTCAGGCTGGGCATCACCCTCGTCGACTGCCAGGTGCCCACTGATCATCTCCTGAGAATGGGGGCGGTCACCGTTCCGCGCGAGGACTTCCTTGCCTCTCTCGGGCCTCTCCTCCGCACCCCGTCGAGGAGGGGAACGTGGAGGGTGAGCAGTCTCCTGAGGACATGCCTTCTACCGGGTCTTACGCACATGGAGGAGCCGCTCTCCGAACTGCTTTTTCTTGAGAAGTCGCGAGAGCGTGAGACGGTAGATCTCGCAGAGATGGGAGGTGTATGA
- the clpA gene encoding ATP-dependent Clp protease ATP-binding subunit ClpA — MKLSTEVQDILYAAYEDARGRRHEYVTPEHILYVSLQFQMVKRVFEYCEVDVPALARPLEKYLSTKVPLSNDPPEQSLGFQSVIDRAYFQTKAASREEIDVGMLLVAIYDEEYTYAGHILRELGVKRVTLLEAVTRAREEQETPEVEESPKEDREPRKKRSASNPLEAFAVDLVQRAREGGIEPLVGREDLLERTIQVLCRRFKNNPLHVGEAGVGKTALTEGLALRIAEGTVPEILKGYKIYALDMGALIAGTRFRGDFEERLKAVIKALLAEERAILFIDEIHTIVGAGATTGGALDASNILKPVLASGRIRCIGSTTYEEYRKFLEKDRALARRFQKIDVPEPTPEETLEILMGIRDRYETYHNVRYSREALEAAVRLSTEYITDRHQPDKAIDVIDEIGAYIRMRTYREGVEAGEPVEVTVHDVERVVSRIARIPERTVSTSERERLRNLEQELKARLFGQDEAVEAVVQAIKRARAGFRRPDKPVASFLFVGPTGVGKTELARSLADIMGVPLLRFDMSEYQEKHTVSRLLGSPPGYVGYEEGALLTDAVRKHPHAVLLLDEIEKAHPDIFNVLLQVMDYATITDNTGKKADFRNIVLIMTSNAGARELGQRMIGFGERVMQEESIIHAVEQLFSPEFRNRLDKVIIFKRLAPEIVEQIVRKELRLFQEQLAEKGVTLEVTDRCVRWLAEHGYSPVFGARNIARLVEEKIKGFFVDAVLFGPLSEGGKAVADIEDDDVVVRCEDEEETTDPVS, encoded by the coding sequence ATGAAGCTGAGTACTGAGGTACAGGATATACTCTATGCGGCCTATGAGGATGCGAGGGGGAGACGCCATGAGTACGTGACCCCCGAGCACATCCTCTATGTCTCGCTTCAGTTTCAGATGGTGAAGCGCGTGTTCGAGTACTGCGAGGTGGACGTCCCGGCTCTTGCCCGCCCTCTCGAGAAGTATCTCTCGACCAAGGTGCCGCTCAGCAACGATCCGCCGGAACAGTCTCTCGGATTTCAGAGTGTGATCGATCGGGCGTACTTCCAGACCAAAGCCGCCTCCCGCGAAGAGATCGACGTCGGTATGCTCCTGGTGGCGATCTACGACGAGGAGTACACCTATGCGGGACACATCCTCCGGGAGCTCGGGGTGAAGCGCGTGACGCTGCTGGAGGCGGTCACCAGGGCGAGGGAGGAGCAGGAGACCCCCGAGGTGGAGGAATCGCCCAAGGAAGACAGGGAACCCAGGAAGAAACGGAGCGCCTCGAACCCCCTGGAGGCCTTTGCCGTGGATCTGGTCCAGCGGGCGAGGGAAGGGGGGATCGAGCCTCTCGTCGGGAGGGAGGATCTCCTCGAGCGCACCATACAAGTCCTCTGCCGGCGGTTCAAGAACAACCCGCTTCACGTGGGGGAGGCGGGCGTGGGAAAGACGGCGCTCACAGAGGGGCTCGCCCTCAGGATCGCGGAGGGAACGGTCCCTGAGATCCTGAAGGGCTACAAGATCTATGCCCTCGATATGGGCGCGCTCATCGCCGGCACCCGTTTCAGGGGGGACTTCGAGGAGCGTCTCAAGGCCGTCATCAAGGCCCTCCTTGCCGAGGAGCGGGCCATCCTCTTCATCGACGAGATACACACGATAGTGGGCGCCGGAGCCACCACTGGAGGCGCCCTGGATGCCTCCAACATCCTCAAGCCTGTACTCGCTTCAGGCAGGATCAGATGCATAGGGAGCACCACCTACGAGGAGTATCGGAAATTCCTGGAGAAGGACAGGGCCCTCGCCCGCCGGTTCCAGAAGATCGACGTGCCCGAGCCCACCCCGGAGGAGACCCTCGAGATCCTCATGGGTATCAGGGACCGATACGAGACATACCACAACGTACGGTATTCCCGTGAAGCCCTCGAGGCGGCGGTCCGACTCTCCACGGAGTACATCACGGATCGACATCAACCCGACAAGGCCATCGACGTGATCGACGAGATAGGCGCCTACATACGTATGAGGACCTACCGCGAAGGAGTCGAGGCCGGCGAGCCCGTCGAAGTGACGGTGCACGATGTGGAGAGGGTGGTTTCCAGGATCGCCCGCATCCCCGAACGCACGGTCTCTACGTCGGAGAGGGAGCGACTCCGGAACCTCGAGCAGGAGCTGAAAGCACGCCTGTTCGGTCAGGACGAGGCCGTGGAGGCCGTGGTCCAGGCCATCAAGAGGGCCCGAGCCGGCTTCAGGAGGCCCGACAAGCCGGTGGCCTCCTTCCTCTTCGTGGGCCCCACCGGGGTGGGGAAGACCGAGCTCGCCCGCTCGCTCGCCGACATCATGGGAGTGCCCCTCCTCCGGTTCGACATGAGCGAGTACCAGGAGAAGCACACCGTCTCTCGTCTCCTCGGCTCCCCTCCCGGCTATGTGGGATATGAGGAGGGCGCGCTTCTCACCGATGCGGTGCGTAAACATCCCCATGCCGTGCTCCTCCTCGACGAGATAGAGAAGGCCCATCCCGATATCTTCAATGTCCTGCTCCAGGTCATGGACTATGCCACCATCACCGACAACACCGGCAAGAAGGCGGATTTCAGGAACATCGTCCTCATCATGACCTCGAATGCCGGGGCACGGGAGCTCGGTCAGAGGATGATAGGATTCGGAGAGCGTGTGATGCAGGAGGAGAGTATCATACACGCCGTGGAACAACTCTTCAGTCCTGAGTTCAGGAACCGGCTCGACAAGGTCATCATCTTCAAGCGTCTGGCCCCCGAGATCGTGGAGCAGATAGTGAGAAAGGAGCTCAGACTCTTCCAGGAGCAGCTCGCGGAGAAGGGTGTCACGCTCGAGGTCACCGATCGATGCGTGCGATGGCTCGCGGAACACGGGTATTCGCCGGTCTTCGGGGCGCGGAACATCGCCCGGCTCGTAGAGGAGAAGATCAAGGGCTTCTTCGTGGACGCCGTGCTCTTCGGTCCCCTCTCCGAGGGCGGGAAGGCCGTCGCCGACATCGAAGACGACGATGTGGTGGTGAGGTGTGAGGATGAGGAGGAGACGACCGATCCCGTATCTTGA
- the clpS gene encoding ATP-dependent Clp protease adapter ClpS, whose protein sequence is MAEEWTPLFEEEEAVEEETEVSEPEMYWVVLLNDDFTPMEFVVDILVDIFHKDRVEATKIMLTVHRTGKGKVATYPYDIAVTKVAQVHRRAREAGHPLRCTVEKA, encoded by the coding sequence GTGGCAGAGGAATGGACGCCGCTCTTTGAAGAAGAGGAGGCGGTGGAGGAGGAGACCGAGGTTTCGGAACCCGAGATGTACTGGGTGGTCCTCCTCAACGACGATTTCACGCCTATGGAGTTCGTGGTGGACATCCTCGTGGATATCTTCCACAAGGACAGAGTGGAGGCCACGAAGATCATGCTCACTGTACACCGCACGGGCAAGGGAAAGGTGGCGACCTACCCCTATGACATCGCTGTGACCAAGGTCGCCCAGGTACACAGACGTGCACGTGAAGCCGGTCACCCTCTGAGGTGCACTGTGGAGAAGGCGTAG